From the Rhinatrema bivittatum chromosome 3, aRhiBiv1.1, whole genome shotgun sequence genome, one window contains:
- the KBTBD11 gene encoding kelch repeat and BTB domain-containing protein 11, with protein sequence MAMESPVSFTSYPSKLQHVGEGQAAGAAGRRGASEMADSNCALQSKPVASVGAEENGHSEPREKEEEAVMGEGRAQAPCGLMSSLSSPGSTADRNSSLPQLVQAQCKINSIGNLGEAIPAPSIDAAAPAALTVQAKGVPEPWNHGITETPDLVIEVAGQRLQAHRSVLAEKSDYFRARASRDTLRIKGVSATALELLLGYLYTGGLEVRPEGLAELIAAAELLQLPCAVQCAADSLRRQLSLGNCYHVLSLAKRHRLAALRDASYSFMSDHFLQVLRDPTVYGRLTGLERELVLRRRTEAGPRCLVLAELSGIAPAPGSSSRPPSRESSRPQSPAAGEDEEQPEEEEDRPHFIYHYSEAEGGCWKPLTRLPAEAVSRGGATCVLYNYVVVAGGVRGYGPSARASDHVCCYNPATGTWSTLRPLRQPRAQLQLLTLDDCLYAVGGECLFSVERYDPRMDRWTAAAPLPRGAFAVAHEAAACSGEIYVSGGSLSYRLLKYEPRRDEWQECPGIQGHQRSSGMAAHAGSLYRFDTGRGGSQGQRQQGVLVSRYNALAKRWSQCASLSPGPTAAAPLPFRCAALDGVIYCVNRAGALRFRPPPLEGGEGGFDPEPLPVPCSSKGVLVPLVLSLPEQCRADSAEQPQASRH encoded by the coding sequence ATGGCCATGGAGAGCCCGGTGTCCTTCACCTCTTATCCCAGCAAACTCCAGCATGTCGGCGAGGGCCAGGCTGCTGGGGCAGCGGGCCGCAGGGGCGCCTCAGAGATGGCGGACAGCAACTGCGCCTTGCAGTCGAAGCCTGTGGCCAGTGTTGGGGCTGAAGAAAACGGCCACAGCGAgccaagagagaaagaggaagaggcgGTGATGGGAGAGGGCCGTGCGCAGGCACCGTGCGGGCTCATgtcatccctctcctccccggGGTCGACTGCGGACAGAAACAGCTCCCTGCCCCAGTTGGTACAAGCCCAGTGTAAGATCAACAGTATTGGCAATCTGGGAGAGGCCATCCCAGCACCCAGCAttgatgctgctgctcctgctgctttgaCTGTCCAGGCCAAGGGAGTCCCAGAGCCATGGAACCATGGGATTACAGAAACCCCGGACCTGGTGATTGAGGTGGCAGGGCAGCGACTCCAAGCGCACCGCTCTGTGCTGGCAGAGAAGAGCGACTACTTCCGGGCCCGGGCCTCGCGGGACACTCTGCGCATCAAGGGCGTGAGCGCGACGGCCCTGGAGCTGCTGCTCGGATACTTGTACACGGGGGGCCTGGAGGTGCGGCCCGAAGGGCTGGCTGAGCTGATAGCGGCCGCCGAGCTGCTGCAGCTGCCCTGTGCCGTGCAGTGCGCCGCCGACAGCCTCCGCCGACAGCTCAGCCTCGGCAACTGCTACCACGTGCTGAGCCTGGCCAAAAGGCACCGCCTTGCTGCCCTCCGGGATGCCAGCTACAGCTTTATGAGCGACCACTTCCTGCAGGTGCTGCGTGACCCGACTGTCTACGGGCGCTTGACTGGTTTGGAGCGGGAGCTTGTCCTGCGGCGCCGCACTGAGGCTGGCCCCCGCTGCCTCGTTCTGGCCGAGCTCAGCGGCATTGCTCCAGCGCCTGGCAGCAGCAGCCGTCCTCCGAGCCGGGAGAGCAGTCGACCACAGAGCCCGGCAGCGGGGGAAGATGAGGAGCAACCggaggaagaggaagacaggcCGCACTTCATCTACCACTACAGTGAGGCGGaggggggctgctggaagccccTCACTCGCCTGCCAGCTGAGGCCGTGTCCCGGGGTGGTGCCACCTGCGTGCTGTATAACTATGTGGTAGTCGCAGGCGGCGTGCGTGGCTATGGCCCCTCCGCCCGAGCCTCCGATCACGTCTGCTGCTACAACCCAGCCACGGGCACCTGGAGCACCCTGCGGCCACTGCGTCAGCCCCGCGCCCAGCTGCAGCTGCTGACGCTGGATGACTGCCTGTACGCCGTGGGGGGCGAGTGCCTCTTCAGTGTGGAGCGCTATGACCCGCGCATGGACCGCTGGACCGCTGCCGCTCCCTTGCCCCGGGGCGCCTTTGCGGTGGCGCACGAAGCAGCGGCCTGCAGCGGCGAGATCTACGTATCCGGAGGCTCCCTCTCCTATCGCCTGCTCAAGTACGAGCCACGGCGTGACGAGTGGCAGGAATGCCCCGGCATCCAGGGACACCAGCGCTCCTCTGGCATGGCGGCGCACGCCGGGTCCCTCTACCGCTTCGACACGGGCCGCGGCGGCTCacaggggcagcggcagcagggggTGCTTGTCTCCCGCTACAATGCGCTGGCCAAGCGCTGGAGCCAGTGCGCCAGCCTGAGCCCCGGCCCCACTGCCGCTGCCCCGCTGCCTTTCCGCTGTGCTGCTCTCGATGGCGTCATCTACTGTGTGAATCGTGCCGGTGCCTTGCGCTTTCGTCCGCCACCGCTGGAGGGTGGCGAGGGAGGCTTTGACCCTGAGCCTCTGCCGGTGCCCTGCAGCTCCAAGGGAGTGCTCGTGCCCCTAGTGCTGTCCCTGCCAGAGCAGTGCAGGGCAGACTCTGCGGAACAGCCGCAAGCTTCCAGACACTGA